Part of the Vigna radiata var. radiata cultivar VC1973A chromosome 11, Vradiata_ver6, whole genome shotgun sequence genome is shown below.
TTGATCTGTTCAGTTGTGGCTGCAGCAATTGCTACTCCACATGTTGCAGCTGCTCTAGCTGCTGTTACTGCAATCCCAATTGGTTCAATGGGAAAATGGATTGACTCCTTGTTGAAGAACTATGAAACTGTCGTGAGAGGACAGAAGGAAGTAACTGTCTCTATGCAAGTTGGAACCTATGTTGCTATAAAGGACTTGGACAACATTCGAGTCCTCATTGATAGGTTGGAAATTGAGATTGAATCTCTTTTGCAGAATGTGGAATTTGCCATTGAGGATGATGCTGTAAAGGTTGCAATAGAAGAGATCAAGAAGAAGTTGGAAGTTTTTATGAAGAATGTTGAAGATTTAGGAGGGCAAGCTGATACTTGTAGCAGAGACATTATAAGAGCTAGAACTGTGGTTCTACAAAAAATCATAAAGCTTCCCCACACTTAAAGCTACAGCTGTTCCAGTATCTCTTGCTTCTTAGACAGTTCATTTGTTCTGTTTATGTTTCTTGTGAAATTTCATGATTTCCAGATATCATTGATTCATGAAAAGTTGTGTTTATGCTGTAAATAATGGGAAAATGCTGACATTTAGTACTTTGGTTTGTGTAGGAAGCTAAAACTTATTCTTTTGAGACAATATTACACCAAttcatgtatttattattattattattattattattattttgtgagATAGATACATTTGTGTATAGCACATTGTTTGATCCAAGTTTTGTTATAAGTCCCAATATTTGTGTTTTACAGTTTAATTggtaagagagaaaaaaaaattataaagaaatagaaTAGGCATTGGTTATTTTTACACACTcaacattataataatataaaataagatggTGATAATAACAtgtatttcttgtgttttaagaaaaaatatatacaacctTATGTATTTAATTAGGATGatctaaaatgtatttaaaatttattttcaaagtttaattGTTAGAATCCAATCTTATGAAGATAAACTTTGGAAtgtattaattaaagaaatgtatattatttacaataacaaattttttattaaaatctccTTGTTGAAGCTCGTTGGAATCTAATGAAAGTATATAGTGGCCTTAGATGTTTCTAATTTGGGGGCTAtgtgtgagagagaaaaagaattttagGTTGACCTcgaggaaaaaaataaatccttttaaaggaaaaaaataaatcctaatttcactcattttttttaacttagcTTATTGACAAGTCATGTCAAGCAAAGGtgagaaaaaaatgactttaaCATAATTACTATTAATTAGAATTAACAACTtcgtagaaaataaaatttaaaaattaaatattactaaatttcttttaagattaATCAAACAGATATCTGGGACATGGTagtttacaaaagaaaaagttttaattaattttgatttaaattaaaggCTAGTACAATCATACTTTACtcgaaataaaataaaaaggagatggattttcatttaaattaaagtatcacaaatttaacttattgaaattaaggaaaataactatctttatttttgtatttaaatactttttcattttacaacaataaaaattaaaaaagcaaaaacaaaaagtacCATGATGTGTTTAGACTTTGTATTTTAATCCATCTCAGCCGTTAACCTCTCATTGCAATTCGTGTCTACGGTGGATCCTCTCCCTCTCACTGCAACACTCACTCTTTCACAAAGGTACTTTGGTTTCCTTCTCTCAATCCATTCGTGTTTTTGTTTCTGATTCAATGCATTTCTTTAGAAATCCACCTTCTACGCCTtgagattttgaaatattttagcTTTTATTCATTCATGCAAGTTTCGCATTGCTGTTTCAGTATTTATCAACATGCCTTTAATTTTCCAGCCACCTCTTTATGTGAACAAAGTTTTAGGTTTCTACGATGCAATTAATTTTTGGGGTAAAACACTATTCAGGTCTTGAGAATTCCTAAGATTTCAATTTGTTAATTATTCTTGTTCAGAGTCCGAAAAGTTGTTTGGCTTAATGATAATATTAAGGTATGCTAATTGATTCTGATTGAGTTTGAGAAAAACTATCTTCTATCTGGACTAAATACATGcttcaatttgattttgatcTTGTCAACCAGATGGATAATTGAATTGAGAACTGTAATCTGTCGTTTTCAATTCAATAGCAGATTTCTCAGCTCTCTGCTACAACGAATCTACTTCTGATGGATTAAATTTCAATCGTTGTGTGTTTGAACACTGAagttcattaataataaaatggtagcAAGGAGTTGGAGGAACCTTCTACACTCATAACCCCCTCCTGTTCAGTGGTTTCGGGGCAGGGGCTAGTCTGATGGAGCTCAGGTCCATCGAAAAGCTCCACCAGgctttttcatttgatttttgtttcttcCTCTTATACTAATTTTTTGAGCTGCGTGTACTAATCTCATGACGATGACAATTGTGAGGGGAACTCCAATGTATTCTTCTGTGACCCTCTTCTGTCGAAGATTTGCCCAATTCCGAAACCTCTCCTCTGAGACCAAACTAGGGTATCATGATCTTCCCACCGAAAACCTTGATGCTAAAGATTGCAACTTTATCCAGGAAATTTGTAGGATTACACGAACAGAGGCCCGATGGGAGGACACCCTTCTTTCCCTGTATccatctttcaatttttctgaACCCTCGTTCTTCCTCCTTTATCTTAACCACCAGAACAATGCCTTCCTCTCCCTCCGTTTCTTTCACTGGCTGTGCTCTTCTTGTGGTTTCTCACCTGACCAATCATCTTGCAATGCCCTCTTCTGTGCGCTTGTGGATGCTGGAGCCTGCAAAACAGCAAAGTTATTGCTTGATTACCCGAGCTTCACTCCGGAGCCTGCTTCCTTGGAGTGTTATATTCAGTGTCTCGGAAGGGCTGGGATGGTTGAAGATGCAGTTGATATGTTGAAACAGGTTGGGTTTTGCCCCTCCGTAGCAACTTGGAATGCATGTCTCTTGAGTTGCTTGAAGGCTGGGAGGACTGATTTTGTCAGGACATTGTATGAACAGATGGCGGAATCCGGTGTTATTAATGTGGAAACTGCTGGATATATGATAATGGCATTCTGTGCAGAAAACAAAGCTTTGAAAGGGTATGAACTTCTTAGGGAACTTCTGGAAAATGGCTTACTTCCTGACAATGTTGTTTTCAATGCACTTATTAGGGGGTTTTGTAAGGAGAGACAATATGCTCGAGTATCTGAGATCCTTCATATTATGATTGCCAAACAATGCAATCCCAATATCTTTACTTATCAAGAAATCATAAATGGACTCCTGAAAAGGAAGAACTCTGAGGGTTTCCGGGTATTTAATGATCTCAAGGACAGAGGTTATTTTCCAGACAGGGTTATGTACACAACTGTGATCAAGGGTCTCTGTGAGATGGGAATGCCCGGGGAAGCTAGGAAAATGTGGTTTGAGATGATTAAAAAAGGATTTCAGCCAAATGAATACACCTATAATATAATGATGCATCAGTATTTTAAGATTGGTGATCTTGTTAGCGCAAGGAAGATCTTTGAGGATATGTGCAGCAGAGGTTATGCAGAAACCACAGTTTGCTATACCACAATGATTTCAGGTTTGTGTTTGCATGGAAGAACAGATGAAGCACATAGCTTGTTTGAAGAAATGGTTCAGAAGGGCATTGTTCGTGATTTGATTACATACAATTCTCTTATTAAAGGCCTGTGCAAGAATGGGGAGCTGGTTCAGgcaacaaaattattaaatgaactGCTGGCACATGGATTAAAGCCGTCAGTTTCCTCTCTTAATCCTCTTATTAAAAGATTATGTGAAGAAGGAGACACACAGGGTGCGATTAGGCTGTGGGAGGATATGCAGGATAAGCATTTGCAACCAATAGCCAGTACGCATGATTATATTATAACTGGGTTATGCAAAGAAGGACATTCTCTGCAGGGAATGGAACGGTTGCTAAACATGTCGAGTTGGAAGCTGAAACCCCAGGAACAGACTTTTGAGTTCCTGATTAACAGTCTATCACAAGAAGATAGGTTGGATGacattttggttgttttagagtTCATGTTTAGAATAGGATATAGACTAAAAGAAAGCACAATTCATTCTTTGGTGAGTAAATTTAGCAGGGGTGGttttcattttcctgacttATGTTTGGAGAAGATCATAGAAAGGAATTGATATAACTTATAAAACAGCAGAGTTATCTATTTGGATTAAATGTCTTCTCCAGTCCTCCTTCACAAGAACAATTAAACCTCCCTTCTTTAGTGTAGAAATTGAACTAAATATTCATGCTTGAATAAACTCTGAATTGAGAGTCTAGATATGTGTGGAGTTTGATTGCGGAACCAAAGATTTGATGTTGTATGCCTAACAGGAAAACTATTCAagaattaatttcttttacttacGAGCAGACTATGTATTTACTTGTgtcaaattcattattttctgAGTTTAGAAGTTATTGAGCTTGATGGAGTGTGTGACTCACTTGTTCTTCAACCTTTTCTTTCGAGGCTTAGTGATATTCCCAATTTCTGTTACACTTTTTGTGAAGTTCTTTTGACATATTCTTTCACTGCTCAACAAACTTAGTTCCTAACTCGTCCAAATAGTAAGGTTTTAGTTAATAAgctacaaaatttataatttggtGTGCTACTCTGTAATGCCTTGTCAACTGTTGTTTTCAATCAAGTATGGAGGAATTATTGGTTAATGCATA
Proteins encoded:
- the LOC106777540 gene encoding pentatricopeptide repeat-containing protein At5g18950, coding for MTMTIVRGTPMYSSVTLFCRRFAQFRNLSSETKLGYHDLPTENLDAKDCNFIQEICRITRTEARWEDTLLSLYPSFNFSEPSFFLLYLNHQNNAFLSLRFFHWLCSSCGFSPDQSSCNALFCALVDAGACKTAKLLLDYPSFTPEPASLECYIQCLGRAGMVEDAVDMLKQVGFCPSVATWNACLLSCLKAGRTDFVRTLYEQMAESGVINVETAGYMIMAFCAENKALKGYELLRELLENGLLPDNVVFNALIRGFCKERQYARVSEILHIMIAKQCNPNIFTYQEIINGLLKRKNSEGFRVFNDLKDRGYFPDRVMYTTVIKGLCEMGMPGEARKMWFEMIKKGFQPNEYTYNIMMHQYFKIGDLVSARKIFEDMCSRGYAETTVCYTTMISGLCLHGRTDEAHSLFEEMVQKGIVRDLITYNSLIKGLCKNGELVQATKLLNELLAHGLKPSVSSLNPLIKRLCEEGDTQGAIRLWEDMQDKHLQPIASTHDYIITGLCKEGHSLQGMERLLNMSSWKLKPQEQTFEFLINSLSQEDRLDDILVVLEFMFRIGYRLKESTIHSLVSKFSRGGFHFPDLCLEKIIERN